A window from Chitinophaga filiformis encodes these proteins:
- a CDS encoding FAD-binding and (Fe-S)-binding domain-containing protein — protein sequence MRDKLRGLARDLTGTLYDDDTMRTLYATDASAYREMPLAVAIPANEQDIKTLIAFARANKTSLIPRTAGTSLAGQVVGNGIIVDVSRTFTKILEINTEEHWVRVQPGVIRDELNMFLKPYGFYFGPETSTANRAMIGGMVGNNSCGSNSVVYGSTREHLLEVKAILSDGSDVVFNTISTDEFHARCEKNDGRLETTVYRQIRTLLGNHSNQEEIRREFPKPSITRRNTGYAIDLLLETAPFTAGKEDFNFCKLIAGSEGTLAFLTEIKLNISPLPPKETGLLCIHFNSIDESLRANIIAMQYKPSASELIDHYILECTKDNIEQSKNRFFVQGDPGAILVVEFCRDNRDAITEVANRLTAELQAAGLGYHFPLLFGDDTKKIWTLRKAGLGLLSNLPGDEKAVPVIEDTAIDIYDLPAYIRDFNEILKQYGLYSVHYAHAGSGEIHLRPIINLKTPEGNLLFRKIAEEIATLVKKYKGSLSGEHGDGRLRGEFIRQMIGEKNYALLRELKYTWDPENIFNPNKIVDTPSMNSMLRYEPGQKAPQLKTVFHFPQQTILQHAEQCNGSGDCRKTEKSGGTMCPSYMATRNEKDTTRARANILREFLTHSNKENRFDHKEIYEVLDLCLACKGCKSECPSNVDMAKLKMEFLQHYHDANGVPFRAKLISNFTRLNGLATIAPGIYNWMVNTPLTGKLIKKTSGFALKRSLPELQSTTLRSWFKKQWPREKTPISAVKKKVYLFCDEFTNFNDTHIGIKAVKLLHRLGYDVQMTEHPESARAWMSKGLLRKARNFAEENVRIFSELIGNDVPLLGVEPSAILSFRDEYPDLVREELREKAKKLSPNVFLIDEFLSKEAAAGNIPATLFTSEKRQIKLHGHCQQKALSTPLHSKNILSLPANYSVEIIPSGCCGMAGSFGYEKEHYELSMQIGELVLFPAVRNAAEETIIAAPGTSCRHQVKDGTGRKSMHPVEILYDALT from the coding sequence ATGCGAGATAAGCTTAGGGGATTGGCCCGTGATCTGACGGGTACACTATATGACGATGACACCATGCGTACCCTATACGCCACCGATGCATCAGCCTACCGTGAAATGCCACTGGCCGTGGCGATTCCGGCAAATGAACAGGATATCAAAACATTGATCGCCTTCGCCCGCGCCAATAAAACCTCGCTCATTCCCCGTACTGCCGGTACCTCTCTCGCAGGACAGGTAGTTGGAAACGGGATTATAGTAGATGTTTCAAGAACTTTCACTAAAATATTGGAAATCAATACAGAAGAACATTGGGTAAGGGTGCAGCCAGGCGTTATCAGAGACGAGCTGAACATGTTCCTCAAACCCTATGGCTTCTACTTCGGACCAGAAACCTCTACCGCCAACAGGGCGATGATCGGGGGAATGGTCGGCAATAACTCCTGCGGTTCCAACTCCGTCGTGTACGGCAGTACCCGTGAACACCTTCTGGAAGTAAAGGCCATCCTCAGCGATGGGTCGGACGTGGTCTTCAATACCATTTCAACAGACGAGTTCCATGCCCGCTGCGAAAAGAACGACGGCCGCCTGGAAACGACCGTATACCGGCAGATCCGTACCCTGCTGGGCAACCACAGCAACCAGGAAGAGATCCGCCGGGAATTTCCCAAACCCAGCATTACCCGCCGTAACACGGGGTATGCCATCGACCTGTTGCTGGAAACAGCGCCCTTCACTGCGGGTAAAGAAGACTTCAACTTCTGTAAACTGATTGCCGGTTCTGAAGGTACCCTGGCCTTCCTGACAGAGATCAAACTGAACATATCTCCACTGCCACCCAAAGAAACCGGGTTGCTCTGCATACATTTCAACAGCATCGATGAATCCCTGCGCGCCAATATTATTGCCATGCAATATAAACCCAGCGCCAGTGAACTGATCGACCACTACATCCTGGAATGTACCAAAGACAATATTGAACAGAGCAAAAACCGCTTCTTCGTACAAGGCGACCCCGGTGCCATCCTCGTAGTGGAGTTCTGCCGCGACAACCGGGATGCCATCACCGAAGTGGCCAACCGCCTCACTGCAGAATTGCAGGCAGCCGGACTGGGATATCACTTCCCCCTGCTGTTTGGCGACGACACCAAAAAGATCTGGACGCTGCGTAAAGCCGGCCTGGGATTGCTCAGTAACCTGCCAGGCGACGAAAAGGCCGTTCCCGTGATCGAAGACACCGCTATCGACATCTATGACCTCCCGGCCTATATCCGCGATTTTAACGAGATCCTGAAGCAATATGGCCTCTACAGCGTTCACTATGCGCATGCCGGCAGCGGTGAGATACACCTCCGCCCTATCATCAACCTGAAAACGCCGGAAGGTAATCTCCTGTTCAGGAAGATCGCAGAAGAAATAGCCACCCTTGTAAAGAAATATAAAGGCTCACTCAGCGGAGAACATGGCGACGGCCGCCTGCGTGGTGAATTCATCCGCCAGATGATCGGGGAGAAAAACTATGCCCTCTTACGTGAGCTGAAATATACCTGGGACCCGGAAAACATCTTCAATCCCAATAAGATCGTTGATACCCCCAGCATGAACAGCATGCTGCGGTATGAGCCCGGACAGAAAGCCCCTCAGCTGAAGACCGTGTTCCACTTCCCGCAGCAGACCATCCTCCAGCATGCGGAGCAATGTAATGGCTCGGGCGACTGCCGTAAGACCGAGAAAAGCGGCGGTACCATGTGCCCCAGCTATATGGCTACCCGCAACGAAAAAGATACGACACGTGCCAGGGCAAACATCCTGCGTGAGTTCCTGACACATTCCAATAAAGAGAACCGTTTCGATCATAAAGAGATCTACGAAGTACTGGACCTCTGCCTGGCTTGTAAAGGCTGTAAATCAGAATGTCCTTCCAACGTGGACATGGCCAAGCTGAAAATGGAATTCCTCCAGCATTATCACGATGCCAACGGCGTTCCGTTCCGGGCAAAACTGATCAGTAATTTCACCCGCCTGAATGGCCTTGCCACTATAGCACCGGGCATTTATAACTGGATGGTGAATACGCCGCTTACAGGCAAGCTGATTAAGAAAACTTCCGGCTTCGCGCTGAAACGCTCCCTGCCGGAGTTGCAGTCCACCACGCTCAGAAGCTGGTTTAAGAAACAGTGGCCCCGCGAAAAGACGCCAATATCCGCCGTTAAGAAAAAGGTTTATCTCTTCTGCGATGAGTTCACCAATTTCAACGATACGCATATCGGTATCAAAGCCGTTAAACTGTTGCACCGACTGGGCTATGATGTACAGATGACCGAACATCCTGAAAGCGCCCGCGCCTGGATGTCAAAAGGATTGCTGCGCAAAGCCCGCAACTTTGCGGAAGAAAACGTTCGCATCTTTAGTGAGCTGATCGGCAACGATGTGCCTTTGTTGGGTGTAGAACCATCTGCTATTCTCAGTTTCAGGGATGAATATCCTGACCTGGTGAGGGAGGAACTGCGTGAAAAGGCAAAAAAACTTTCGCCCAACGTATTCCTGATAGACGAATTCCTGAGTAAGGAAGCCGCTGCCGGCAATATACCTGCAACGCTCTTTACCAGCGAAAAAAGGCAGATCAAACTGCATGGTCATTGTCAGCAAAAGGCATTGTCCACACCACTGCACAGTAAAAATATCCTCTCATTACCTGCCAACTATTCCGTGGAGATCATTCCTTCCGGCTGTTGCGGTATGGCCGGTTCTTTCGGATATGAGAAAGAGCATTATGAGCTGTCCATGCAGATCGGTGAGCTGGTATTGTTCCCCGCGGTACGTAATGCTGCAGAGGAAACGATCATTGCAGCACCGGGCACCAGTTGCAGGCACCAGGTTAAAGACGGTACCGGCCGCAAATCTATGCACCCTGTAGAGATCCTGTATGATGCTTTGACTTAA
- a CDS encoding DUF72 domain-containing protein produces the protein MDFGRVDPALLDEIDFKLPAEPAFNKIALRGNPVKQPKIYLGCAKWGRKEWIGKIYPKGTKEANFLDEYVHHYNSIELNATHYKIYGPDAIEKWDIRARGKDFKFCPKVPQSISHYSNLIDASLQTTSFLEGILAFGEHLGPIFLQVSDKYSPKRKDNLFRYLESLPKDLQFFLEVRHPDWFSDATTREELFSTLHKLNVGAIITDTSGRRDCAHMHMPIPKAFIRFVGNSLHPTDYVRIDDWVNRMHYWLQHGLKELYFFMHMHDEAYSPELTVYLVDKFKEVCGIQLQKPTFIAQQNSLF, from the coding sequence ATGGATTTTGGTCGTGTTGATCCGGCCCTGCTGGATGAAATAGATTTCAAACTGCCGGCAGAACCGGCCTTTAATAAAATAGCCCTCAGGGGAAACCCAGTTAAGCAACCGAAGATCTACCTGGGTTGTGCTAAATGGGGCCGCAAGGAATGGATCGGCAAGATCTATCCCAAAGGCACCAAGGAGGCCAATTTCCTGGATGAATATGTACATCATTACAACAGCATTGAACTCAACGCCACTCATTATAAGATCTATGGCCCTGACGCTATCGAAAAATGGGATATTCGTGCCCGGGGCAAAGATTTTAAGTTCTGCCCCAAAGTGCCGCAGTCTATCAGTCATTACAGCAACCTCATAGATGCCAGCCTCCAGACTACCTCCTTCCTGGAAGGTATTCTTGCCTTTGGCGAGCACCTGGGACCTATCTTTCTGCAGGTAAGCGATAAATATTCTCCAAAAAGAAAGGACAACCTGTTCCGTTACCTGGAAAGCCTGCCGAAAGACCTGCAGTTCTTCCTCGAGGTACGTCACCCTGATTGGTTCAGCGACGCCACCACAAGAGAGGAACTATTCAGCACCCTGCATAAACTCAATGTAGGCGCTATCATCACCGATACTTCCGGCCGGCGCGATTGTGCGCACATGCACATGCCCATTCCGAAAGCTTTTATCCGCTTTGTGGGCAACAGCCTGCACCCGACCGACTATGTCCGCATCGACGACTGGGTGAACCGTATGCACTACTGGCTGCAACATGGCCTGAAAGAGCTGTATTTCTTCATGCACATGCATGACGAGGCCTATTCGCCCGAGCTGACCGTCTACCTGGTGGACAAGTTCAAGGAGGTATGCGGTATACAATTACAGAAACCGACCTTCATTGCACAGCAGAATAGCTTGTTCTGA
- a CDS encoding glycogen synthase — translation MEILHVSAECYPVAKVGGLADVVGALPKYQFQAGHIAKVVMPAYNTRFFHTHEFELVHQGGCWLGHNWYHFNVWREVTNLLGFDLYMIDIPGLLDTERVYGYYNDTERFLAFQVAVLDWLNEWQHQPDVVHVHDHHTGLIPFMMTHAYKYERLRNIATVLTIHNAQYQGQFGWDRLYQLPGFDLWKAGLLGWDGAINPLAAAIKCAWRFTTVSPSYLEELYNGANGLENLLNYERGKAVGILNGIDTVVWDPATDPMLPVNYDKQTFIEGKRDLKQQLCAQFNLNPELPLISFIGRLVGEKGADLLPEIIGRSIYEQKQQVNFLLLGSGDPHVEWSLQQTRIYTEANFNVQFGYDEALSHRIYAGSDFLLMPSRVEPCGLNQMYALRYGTVPIVRSVGGLKDTVTDFGDPNGFGIRFIHAAAWDACLAVGRAVELYEDTAKLHDICETIMQLDHSWDTAAAEYLQLYSSIVHKPAPKN, via the coding sequence ATGGAGATTTTACACGTTAGCGCGGAGTGCTACCCTGTAGCCAAGGTAGGAGGTTTGGCAGATGTGGTTGGGGCATTGCCCAAGTACCAGTTCCAGGCAGGGCATATAGCCAAGGTGGTGATGCCTGCATACAATACCCGTTTCTTTCACACACACGAATTCGAGCTGGTACACCAGGGAGGTTGCTGGTTAGGACACAATTGGTACCACTTCAATGTATGGAGGGAGGTAACCAACCTGCTTGGATTTGACCTGTACATGATCGATATCCCAGGGCTGCTGGACACAGAAAGAGTATACGGTTATTACAATGATACAGAACGTTTTCTCGCCTTCCAGGTAGCCGTACTTGACTGGCTGAATGAATGGCAGCATCAGCCGGATGTTGTGCATGTGCACGATCATCACACCGGATTGATCCCATTCATGATGACCCACGCCTACAAGTATGAGCGTTTAAGGAATATAGCTACTGTTTTAACGATACATAATGCGCAATACCAGGGACAGTTTGGCTGGGACAGGTTGTACCAGTTGCCGGGCTTCGACCTCTGGAAAGCCGGATTGCTGGGCTGGGATGGCGCCATTAACCCACTTGCCGCAGCTATAAAATGCGCCTGGCGGTTCACCACGGTATCGCCCAGTTACCTCGAAGAATTGTATAACGGTGCCAACGGCCTGGAGAATTTACTGAACTATGAAAGGGGGAAAGCTGTTGGTATATTGAACGGTATAGATACTGTAGTATGGGACCCCGCTACAGACCCTATGTTACCAGTCAACTATGACAAGCAGACATTCATAGAAGGAAAGCGCGACCTAAAGCAACAATTATGTGCGCAATTCAACCTCAATCCGGAACTCCCGCTGATATCCTTTATTGGCCGTCTCGTAGGGGAAAAAGGTGCAGATCTGCTGCCGGAAATCATTGGCAGATCTATCTATGAGCAGAAACAACAGGTGAATTTTCTCTTGTTGGGAAGTGGAGACCCACATGTGGAATGGTCATTGCAACAAACAAGAATATACACCGAAGCCAATTTTAATGTGCAGTTTGGATATGACGAGGCACTGTCACATAGAATATACGCAGGCAGTGACTTTTTGCTGATGCCAAGCAGGGTGGAACCATGCGGATTGAACCAGATGTATGCATTGCGTTACGGTACAGTTCCCATTGTTCGTAGTGTAGGAGGATTAAAAGATACTGTGACAGACTTCGGTGACCCCAACGGATTTGGCATCCGTTTTATACATGCAGCGGCATGGGATGCCTGTCTCGCAGTAGGTAGAGCTGTTGAGCTATATGAAGACACTGCAAAATTGCATGATATCTGCGAAACCATTATGCAGCTTGACCATTCGTGGGACACTGCGGCAGCGGAATACCTGCAATTATACAGCTCAATAGTACATAAACCAGCACCCAAAAACTGA
- a CDS encoding glucose-1-phosphate adenylyltransferase, whose protein sequence is MSNAVISLILGGGSGTRLYPLTRKRSKPAVPVAGKYRLVDIPISNCLNADMNRIFVLTQFNSASLNKHIKNTYHFSHFSKAFVDILAAEQTPDNPTWYQGTADAVRQCLHHIDNYEFEYVLILSGDQLYQMDFREMLQHHIESQAEVSIATIPVNAKDASDFGILKTDDKGMITSFTEKPKQDVLSPWASPVSEEMQQEGRVYLASMGIYIFSRQTLYDLLNGQEAATDFGKELIPYAINADMKVVSYQYTGYWTDIGNISSFWEANLGLTDEIPKFNLFDESQIIYSRARMLPPAKISGTLKNTVISDGSIILDSHLERCVVGIRTRIGRNSVITNSYVMGSDFYQTLEDLEKAQAKGHPPMGIGDNCRINNAIIDKNCSIGNNVSINVSGNVLPDGDHELYAVKDGIVVIKNGMVLPDGFVI, encoded by the coding sequence ATGTCTAACGCAGTTATCTCCCTTATCTTAGGCGGCGGCTCCGGTACCCGCTTGTATCCTCTTACGCGCAAGCGATCAAAGCCTGCCGTACCTGTTGCCGGTAAATACCGCCTGGTGGATATTCCCATTTCGAATTGTCTGAACGCAGATATGAACCGTATTTTCGTGCTGACCCAGTTCAACTCTGCGTCGCTGAATAAGCACATCAAAAATACCTACCATTTCAGCCACTTCAGCAAGGCATTTGTAGATATCCTGGCTGCGGAACAAACGCCCGACAACCCAACCTGGTACCAGGGTACTGCCGACGCTGTGCGCCAGTGCCTTCACCATATTGACAACTACGAATTTGAATATGTGCTCATCCTTTCGGGCGACCAGCTCTACCAGATGGATTTCCGCGAAATGCTCCAGCATCACATAGAAAGCCAGGCAGAAGTTTCTATTGCCACCATACCGGTGAATGCAAAGGATGCGTCTGACTTCGGTATCCTGAAAACGGATGATAAGGGGATGATCACTTCTTTTACAGAAAAGCCCAAACAGGATGTATTGTCTCCCTGGGCCTCGCCGGTAAGCGAGGAAATGCAGCAGGAAGGCAGGGTCTACCTGGCCAGCATGGGTATCTACATATTCAGCCGTCAAACGCTATACGACCTGCTGAATGGCCAGGAAGCAGCCACCGATTTCGGTAAGGAGCTGATCCCTTATGCTATCAATGCCGATATGAAAGTAGTGAGCTATCAGTATACCGGTTACTGGACAGATATCGGTAATATCAGCTCTTTCTGGGAAGCCAATCTCGGCCTGACGGATGAGATACCAAAATTCAACCTCTTCGATGAATCCCAGATCATCTATTCCCGCGCGCGTATGCTGCCGCCTGCAAAGATCTCAGGTACCCTGAAGAATACCGTCATCTCCGATGGTAGTATCATTCTGGACAGTCACCTGGAACGCTGTGTTGTCGGTATCAGGACCCGCATTGGCCGGAACTCCGTTATTACCAACAGCTATGTGATGGGAAGTGATTTCTACCAGACGCTGGAAGACCTGGAAAAGGCCCAGGCCAAAGGGCATCCGCCAATGGGAATAGGAGATAACTGCCGTATCAATAATGCCATTATAGACAAGAACTGTAGTATCGGGAATAACGTGTCGATCAATGTGAGTGGCAATGTGCTGCCCGATGGCGACCATGAGCTGTACGCTGTGAAGGATGGTATTGTGGTGATCAAGAACGGCATGGTATTGCCGGATGGATTTGTGATCTAG
- the bshC gene encoding bacillithiol biosynthesis cysteine-adding enzyme BshC — protein MEQPVSHIPYGKTGYFNQLVIDFLAEHPNLRPFYKYSPVHPDFEAVIQAKKLFPQQREVLVAALQEQYEGLDITDSVRNNISSLLDQQTFTITTAHQPNIFTGYLYFAYKILQTIKLASQLRSQYPQYNFVPVYYMGSEDADLDELGHIYIDGKNIAWPTDQQGAVGRMQPEGFEELIEKVKAALGYGEYAEELITLLKKAYLGHANIQDATLYLVNELFGRYGLVVLVPDNPKLKKLFVPVMRDELFHQHSYRIVNETIEQLSQHHKVQANPREINLFYLTATSRERIVQVGDVWKVLHLPVEFTAASLEKELEEHPERFSPNVILRGMLQETILPNIAFIGGGGEIAYWLELQQLFNHYRVPFPALILRNSFLLTDAASQERLRKLGLAVTDLFEDTEELVNRFVKEHTNAALVLKDEYAAVEKLFDELAEKAREIDVTLVAAVAAERTRAVKSIGKLEHKFLKAEKKKFGWQTEQIRNLKARLFPANSLQERKENFMPWYIHQGPAFFDVVLEHIDPLCDQFGIIYQQ, from the coding sequence ATGGAGCAACCTGTAAGTCATATCCCGTATGGTAAAACCGGGTATTTCAATCAATTGGTAATAGATTTTCTGGCCGAGCATCCTAATCTCCGACCTTTTTATAAATATTCTCCAGTACATCCTGATTTTGAGGCAGTTATACAGGCGAAAAAGCTTTTCCCACAACAGCGGGAAGTCCTGGTAGCAGCCCTGCAGGAACAATACGAGGGGCTGGACATTACTGATAGTGTTCGCAACAATATCAGCAGCCTGCTGGACCAGCAAACCTTCACCATCACCACTGCACACCAGCCGAACATCTTCACCGGTTATTTATACTTCGCTTATAAGATATTGCAAACCATTAAGTTAGCTAGTCAGCTCAGGTCGCAATATCCGCAGTACAATTTCGTGCCCGTTTACTACATGGGCAGCGAAGATGCTGACCTGGATGAACTGGGCCACATCTATATCGACGGTAAGAACATCGCCTGGCCAACCGACCAGCAGGGAGCTGTCGGACGGATGCAACCGGAAGGTTTTGAGGAATTGATCGAAAAGGTGAAAGCTGCATTGGGCTATGGCGAATATGCTGAAGAACTGATAACGCTGTTGAAGAAGGCCTACCTGGGCCATGCAAATATCCAGGATGCCACCCTTTACCTGGTCAATGAATTGTTTGGCCGCTATGGACTGGTGGTACTGGTACCGGACAATCCGAAGCTGAAAAAACTCTTTGTACCCGTTATGAGGGACGAGTTATTCCATCAGCATTCCTACCGGATCGTTAACGAAACAATTGAACAACTCTCCCAACATCATAAAGTACAGGCCAACCCGAGGGAAATAAACCTGTTCTATCTCACAGCAACGTCCCGCGAACGTATTGTACAGGTGGGGGATGTCTGGAAGGTATTACACCTGCCGGTCGAATTCACTGCCGCCAGCCTGGAGAAAGAGCTGGAGGAACATCCTGAGAGGTTCAGCCCCAATGTGATACTGCGCGGCATGTTGCAGGAAACGATCCTGCCTAATATTGCTTTCATTGGCGGTGGCGGAGAAATTGCCTACTGGCTGGAGCTACAACAGTTATTTAACCATTACAGGGTGCCGTTCCCTGCACTGATACTACGTAATTCCTTCCTGCTGACGGATGCGGCCTCACAGGAGCGCCTGCGGAAGCTGGGACTGGCCGTTACCGATCTTTTTGAAGATACAGAGGAACTGGTGAACAGGTTCGTAAAAGAACATACCAATGCGGCACTGGTACTGAAAGATGAGTACGCAGCAGTAGAGAAACTGTTTGATGAGCTGGCAGAGAAGGCGAGGGAAATTGATGTGACCCTGGTGGCTGCAGTAGCGGCAGAGCGTACCCGGGCTGTAAAATCCATCGGAAAGCTGGAGCATAAGTTCCTGAAGGCAGAGAAGAAGAAATTCGGCTGGCAGACGGAGCAGATCCGTAACCTGAAGGCGAGATTGTTCCCGGCCAATTCTCTGCAGGAGCGGAAGGAGAACTTTATGCCCTGGTACATACACCAGGGGCCGGCCTTCTTCGATGTAGTGCTGGAGCATATTGATCCGCTCTGCGACCAGTTCGGTATTATTTATCAGCAATAG